In Arthrobacter sp. QXT-31, one genomic interval encodes:
- a CDS encoding DUF4383 domain-containing protein, with the protein MATTNRTTGRTTNLQKAAQGVGAVFLLVGVLGFIPGITSNYDSLSFAGHGSEALLLGIFQVSVLHNIVHLLFGAAGLAMARSHSGSRNFLLYGGVVYLVLWLYGLLVDHDSVANFVPVNSADNWLHLLLGLAMIALAILLSRDPRARGVATSR; encoded by the coding sequence TTGGCGACCACAAACAGGACCACCGGACGCACAACCAACTTGCAAAAGGCCGCACAGGGCGTAGGAGCGGTTTTCCTGCTCGTCGGCGTCCTCGGCTTCATTCCCGGGATCACCAGCAACTACGATTCCCTGAGCTTCGCAGGGCACGGCTCCGAAGCCCTGCTCCTGGGCATCTTCCAGGTTTCCGTGCTGCACAACATCGTCCACCTGCTGTTTGGAGCAGCGGGACTGGCGATGGCCCGGTCCCACAGCGGGTCCAGGAACTTCCTGCTCTACGGCGGCGTCGTTTACCTCGTTCTGTGGCTGTACGGCCTGCTGGTCGACCACGACAGCGTCGCCAACTTCGTCCCGGTCAACAGTGCTGATAACTGGCTGCACCTGCTTCTTGGCCTGGCCATGATCGCTTTGGCGATACTGCTTTCCCGTGACCCGCGCGCGAGGGGAGTAGCCACGTCACGCTGA
- a CDS encoding cyclase family protein, which translates to MTATESDTTYPSYKSLLERDGHLSGTSWGLFPDAGRGTPSFIGPDAVREAAGCIRTGTAFGLDYPADAFDPGMSLKRRAPRHTIYSAHPAHRDDYLDGYYLQGSSQIDGLRHRRADDVGFYNGTPDDRIREGTADLGIQTWAEQPIVGRGILVDLDGYCREQGTPIDHAAGQPLGLALVQAAAAAQSVSLRPGDILMLHTGWCEWFLSLPAEDKESLRDSRRASGIEQSSEFVAWAWDNRLAVIAADNFAVECLPAVPTSPFRDTAPNDHGMMHQQLLAKLGLPLGELWQLGPLSRHLRAAGSWDAFVTIKPLNITGATGSPANATAVT; encoded by the coding sequence ATGACCGCGACGGAATCCGACACCACCTACCCCTCGTACAAGTCCCTGCTGGAACGGGATGGGCACCTCTCGGGGACCTCGTGGGGCCTGTTTCCCGACGCCGGACGCGGCACCCCGTCCTTCATCGGCCCGGACGCCGTCAGGGAAGCCGCCGGCTGCATCCGGACCGGCACCGCCTTCGGCCTCGACTACCCCGCCGACGCCTTCGACCCCGGCATGTCCCTGAAACGGCGGGCTCCCCGGCACACGATCTACTCAGCGCACCCTGCCCACCGCGACGACTACCTCGACGGGTACTACCTCCAGGGCTCCAGCCAGATCGACGGCCTCCGGCACCGCCGGGCAGACGATGTGGGCTTCTACAACGGCACGCCCGACGACCGCATCCGGGAAGGGACCGCCGACCTCGGCATCCAGACGTGGGCCGAGCAGCCCATCGTCGGCCGCGGCATCCTGGTGGACCTCGATGGCTACTGCCGGGAACAGGGCACGCCGATCGACCACGCGGCCGGGCAGCCGCTGGGCCTCGCGCTGGTCCAGGCCGCCGCCGCAGCGCAGTCCGTGTCCCTCCGGCCCGGGGACATCCTCATGCTGCACACAGGGTGGTGCGAATGGTTCCTCTCACTGCCGGCAGAGGACAAGGAGAGCCTCCGTGACAGCCGGCGGGCCAGCGGCATCGAACAATCATCCGAGTTCGTTGCCTGGGCCTGGGATAACCGACTCGCTGTCATCGCCGCGGACAACTTCGCCGTCGAATGCCTGCCGGCGGTCCCCACGAGCCCGTTCCGGGACACGGCCCCGAACGATCACGGCATGATGCACCAGCAGCTCCTCGCCAAGCTCGGCCTGCCCCTGGGAGAACTCTGGCAGCTCGGCCCGCTCAGCCGGCACCTCAGGGCGGCCGGCTCCTGGGATGCGTTCGTCACCATCAAGCCGCTGAACATCACGGGGGCCACCGGTTCGCCCGCCAATGCGACGGCGGTGACGTAG
- a CDS encoding TRAP transporter large permease subunit, which translates to MTGIWALGAYLAVILLWTTVIKRSVGEAMLLGFLVVLPFTGAAAQVGWSSFYDAITDEIVYATMAFVFMGYLLERTGVLDRLIDLLNSLIGGVKGGPAWVSTVASAGLGGVVHNQAAIAATVGSVTIPWMEKSRLDKPSAATLVAGNAGMGITFPFSASMFVLVGSATVGPLLQVNDLVLPLLLGGLWCFLHRLIITYVLIRKSGMAPLDHAHRTPIRRAFSHGWATLLLFAVVAIPLIITSGAIAAALTDWAGADVTKAVSVIVWIPVILIITGAILGRKRLPRGPKAYWDFLQQSAPRFGVVGVTVVFAFAGANALAATGLPKQMTALLNELQLPLWLLAVLIGLIVIAVAAPLSATATMAAVGTVGVATLVAAGVPATTAAVAVLVFSSCEAAVPPGGAPLYVACGIADVDPIKTFARLFTLYALPLLAIGVLIAVGVLPIGVPL; encoded by the coding sequence ATGACCGGCATCTGGGCGCTGGGAGCCTACCTGGCCGTCATCCTGCTCTGGACGACTGTCATCAAGCGCAGCGTCGGCGAAGCCATGCTCCTGGGGTTCCTCGTTGTCCTTCCGTTCACCGGGGCCGCCGCACAGGTGGGCTGGAGCTCGTTCTACGACGCCATCACCGATGAGATCGTCTACGCCACCATGGCGTTTGTTTTCATGGGGTACCTGCTGGAGCGGACGGGCGTGCTGGACCGGCTCATCGACCTGTTGAACTCCCTGATCGGCGGCGTCAAGGGCGGCCCGGCCTGGGTCTCCACGGTCGCGTCGGCCGGACTGGGCGGTGTGGTCCACAACCAGGCCGCGATCGCGGCGACCGTGGGCTCGGTGACCATCCCCTGGATGGAAAAGTCCCGGCTCGACAAGCCGTCGGCGGCCACGCTCGTGGCCGGGAACGCCGGAATGGGCATTACTTTTCCGTTCAGTGCCTCCATGTTCGTCCTCGTAGGATCCGCCACCGTCGGCCCGCTGCTGCAGGTCAACGACCTTGTCCTTCCCCTGCTGCTGGGCGGGCTCTGGTGCTTCCTGCACCGCCTGATCATCACCTACGTGCTCATCCGCAAAAGCGGCATGGCGCCCCTGGACCACGCCCACCGGACGCCCATCCGGCGGGCGTTCAGCCATGGCTGGGCCACCCTGCTCCTGTTCGCCGTGGTGGCCATCCCCCTGATCATCACCTCCGGTGCCATCGCCGCAGCCCTGACGGACTGGGCCGGCGCGGACGTGACCAAAGCGGTCAGCGTCATCGTCTGGATCCCGGTGATCCTCATCATCACCGGGGCCATCCTGGGCCGGAAGCGGCTGCCGCGCGGCCCGAAGGCATACTGGGACTTCCTGCAGCAGTCCGCCCCGCGCTTCGGCGTCGTGGGCGTCACGGTGGTGTTCGCGTTCGCCGGCGCCAACGCCCTGGCCGCAACCGGCCTGCCCAAACAGATGACGGCACTGCTGAACGAGCTCCAGCTGCCGCTGTGGCTGCTGGCCGTCCTGATCGGGCTGATCGTCATCGCCGTCGCCGCGCCCCTGTCCGCGACGGCGACCATGGCCGCCGTCGGAACCGTCGGCGTGGCCACACTGGTAGCCGCCGGCGTGCCTGCCACCACGGCGGCAGTGGCCGTGCTGGTCTTCTCCTCCTGCGAGGCCGCGGTCCCGCCGGGAGGTGCCCCCTTGTACGTTGCCTGCGGCATCGCCGACGTCGACCCGATCAAGACCTTTGCCCGCCTGTTCACCCTCTACGCCCTGCCCCTGCTGGCCATCGGCGTGCTGATCGCCGTCGGCGTTCTCCCCATCGGCGTTCCCCTCTAG
- a CDS encoding NAD(P)-dependent oxidoreductase → MTKCTIIGLGEAGAAYAEALAAAGHQVTGFDPVAPSTPPGITRAATAAEACRDAEIVLVLTGAAAARSVAEDCLPVLPAGSTYADLTSSSPTVMEELGQLPSQALFADVAILGPVAALGVKTPLMVSGPGSAAVAQLLTPLGPDIEIADGGPGAAMSHKLLRSVLMKGLASVVVEAVTAGRAAGLEDWIREQIARQLAGDGQAVIDRFLTGTAKHAVRRSREMQDTASYLAELGAPAEMTEASAAALARIAAVPAPEAALR, encoded by the coding sequence ATGACAAAGTGCACCATCATCGGCCTGGGCGAAGCAGGAGCTGCCTACGCCGAAGCCCTGGCTGCCGCCGGCCACCAGGTCACCGGCTTCGACCCGGTGGCCCCGTCCACCCCGCCGGGAATCACCCGGGCGGCCACCGCCGCCGAAGCCTGCCGGGACGCGGAGATTGTCCTGGTGCTCACCGGCGCCGCCGCCGCCCGCAGCGTCGCCGAGGACTGCCTGCCGGTGCTTCCGGCCGGCAGCACCTACGCGGACCTCACCTCCTCCTCCCCCACTGTCATGGAGGAACTCGGCCAGCTGCCCAGCCAGGCGCTGTTCGCCGACGTCGCGATCCTCGGCCCCGTCGCCGCCCTTGGAGTCAAGACGCCGCTCATGGTCAGCGGTCCCGGTTCGGCTGCGGTGGCACAGCTGCTGACGCCGTTGGGGCCCGACATCGAAATTGCCGACGGCGGGCCGGGGGCGGCTATGTCCCACAAGCTGCTGCGCAGCGTACTGATGAAGGGTCTGGCGTCGGTTGTTGTCGAAGCCGTCACTGCCGGCCGGGCAGCAGGGCTGGAAGACTGGATCCGGGAGCAGATCGCGCGTCAGCTCGCCGGCGACGGCCAGGCCGTCATCGACAGGTTCCTCACCGGAACGGCCAAGCACGCCGTGCGCAGGTCCCGGGAAATGCAGGACACCGCCAGCTATCTTGCAGAGCTCGGCGCCCCGGCGGAAATGACGGAAGCCTCGGCGGCCGCCCTGGCCCGGATCGCCGCAGTCCCGGCACCGGAGGCAGCCCTGCGCTGA
- a CDS encoding RraA family protein, which yields MTTPALQDTSFIRPDQELVERLAKLPAANIGDAMDRLGVADSAIQAIWPGAKIAGPAFTVWTRPGDNQGIHEALKQAKPGDVIVVSGGGDESRALLGELIGERAINLGIAGFALDGAARDAEALGEIGMPVFARAVTPAGPYKNGPHRIGGPVAFGGVPVLPGDIIIGDSDGVVVIPREQAAAVADAAEAVFADETNRRASIIAARGQE from the coding sequence ATGACCACCCCCGCCCTTCAGGACACCTCCTTCATCCGCCCGGACCAGGAACTGGTCGAGCGGCTGGCCAAGCTGCCCGCCGCGAACATCGGTGACGCCATGGACCGGCTGGGCGTCGCCGACTCAGCGATCCAGGCGATCTGGCCCGGGGCGAAAATCGCCGGACCGGCCTTCACTGTCTGGACCCGCCCCGGCGACAACCAGGGCATCCACGAGGCCCTGAAGCAGGCCAAGCCGGGCGACGTCATCGTGGTCTCCGGCGGCGGCGACGAGTCCCGCGCCCTGCTGGGCGAGCTGATCGGCGAGCGTGCCATCAACCTCGGCATCGCCGGCTTCGCCCTTGACGGCGCTGCCCGCGATGCCGAGGCCCTGGGCGAAATCGGCATGCCGGTCTTCGCCCGTGCGGTCACCCCGGCAGGCCCGTACAAGAACGGGCCGCACCGAATCGGCGGTCCGGTCGCCTTCGGCGGCGTTCCGGTCCTGCCGGGCGACATCATCATCGGCGACTCCGACGGCGTCGTCGTCATCCCCCGTGAGCAGGCCGCGGCCGTGGCGGACGCCGCAGAAGCAGTTTTCGCAGACGAGACCAACCGCCGCGCGTCGATCATCGCCGCGCGCGGCCAGGAGTAA
- a CDS encoding tripartite tricarboxylate transporter substrate binding protein: MSRKKVTAALAGAALLALTGCGANAGTNAASGDDFPRKGKSVELIVAFSSGGAVDTAARLVQPVLEKELGTNVEVINKPGAGGQIGYTQLTSAKPDGYTIGATGSPSVVVSPLDPARGAKYTRSSFQPLGRQVIDPAVIAVQPDSPYKTLKELLDAAKAKPKSMTASTTGLQTGEHFAMAQIQETTGAEFVPVHFSEGASQATTAFLGKHVDILVANVSDVTDLTKQNKARVLGVMTAERSPSLPDVPTFKESGYDVEAGTARGYSAPAGLPDAVAKKLEAALQKAIEDPEVVKKMNDLGLQTSYLSGKDYETFWAGQEGDFKKVLPLVQKKD; this comes from the coding sequence ATGTCACGCAAGAAAGTAACCGCGGCCCTCGCCGGAGCCGCCCTGCTCGCCCTCACCGGATGCGGCGCCAATGCCGGCACAAACGCCGCCTCCGGGGACGACTTCCCCAGGAAGGGCAAGAGCGTTGAGCTCATCGTCGCGTTCTCATCGGGCGGCGCCGTCGACACCGCAGCGCGCCTCGTCCAGCCCGTGCTGGAAAAGGAACTTGGCACCAACGTCGAGGTCATCAACAAACCGGGCGCCGGCGGCCAGATCGGCTACACCCAGCTGACCAGCGCCAAGCCCGACGGCTACACCATCGGCGCCACCGGTTCCCCGTCCGTCGTCGTATCCCCGCTGGACCCGGCGCGCGGTGCGAAGTACACGCGCAGCAGCTTCCAGCCGCTCGGCCGCCAGGTCATTGACCCCGCCGTCATTGCCGTCCAGCCGGACAGCCCGTACAAGACCCTCAAGGAACTCCTCGACGCGGCCAAGGCCAAGCCGAAATCCATGACCGCGAGCACCACCGGTCTGCAGACCGGCGAGCACTTCGCGATGGCCCAGATCCAGGAGACCACGGGCGCCGAGTTCGTCCCGGTCCACTTCTCCGAGGGCGCCTCCCAGGCCACCACGGCATTCCTGGGCAAGCACGTGGACATCCTGGTGGCGAACGTCAGTGACGTGACCGACCTGACCAAGCAGAACAAGGCCCGTGTCCTTGGCGTCATGACCGCCGAGCGGTCCCCGTCGCTGCCGGACGTGCCCACGTTCAAGGAAAGCGGGTACGACGTCGAGGCCGGCACCGCCCGCGGCTACTCCGCCCCCGCCGGCCTGCCGGACGCCGTTGCCAAGAAGCTCGAGGCCGCGCTCCAGAAGGCCATCGAGGACCCGGAGGTCGTCAAGAAGATGAACGACCTCGGCCTGCAGACCAGCTACCTCTCCGGCAAGGACTACGAGACGTTCTGGGCCGGCCAGGAAGGGGACTTCAAGAAGGTCCTGCCCCTGGTTCAGAAGAAGGACTAG
- a CDS encoding tripartite tricarboxylate transporter permease has translation MDTLNELLNGFAAALTWQNLIFAFLGCLLGTVIGVLPGIGPVAGVALLIPLTLNMDATGSIIMLCAIFYGTAYGGTITSVLLNTPGEAASAITTIDGHAMTKIGKAGAALTIAAIGSFVGGTIATLGLVAAAKPLGELGLLVGPPEFFALMVVGISLLVALAGKSMVKALISGALGLLISMVGIDPVAGAPRFTFGVDRLLDGVSFVAVIVGVFGLSEILSYRKGESTVVHAPGFRSLLPTGKEWRRSAPAMARGTGIGFGLGLIPGMTGSVASLLSYGAEKKFSKYRNELGSGAVEGVAGPETANNSHANAALIPLFTLGIPASPTIAVLMGAFLQQGLTPGPTLFTEHSEIAWAIIASLFIGNLLLVLLNVPLVGLWTSILRVPSSILTALILLFMVIGAYTINFSVFDVFVMIGFGLLGLALRHLQIPLAPMVLTLVLGPLMERSLRESLEISQGDFGIFLNRPISMVLILLGALIICSPLLKLRKPKALMDDDPET, from the coding sequence ATGGACACCCTCAATGAACTGCTGAACGGTTTCGCGGCCGCGCTGACGTGGCAGAACCTCATCTTCGCGTTCCTGGGCTGCCTGCTCGGCACAGTCATCGGCGTGCTGCCGGGCATCGGCCCCGTGGCAGGCGTTGCCCTGCTCATTCCGCTCACGCTGAACATGGACGCCACCGGCTCGATCATCATGCTCTGCGCCATCTTCTACGGCACTGCCTACGGGGGAACCATCACGAGCGTGCTGCTGAACACGCCCGGTGAGGCGGCATCGGCGATCACCACCATCGACGGCCACGCCATGACCAAGATCGGCAAGGCCGGCGCTGCCCTGACCATCGCCGCCATCGGTTCCTTCGTCGGCGGCACCATCGCCACGCTCGGACTCGTGGCCGCCGCCAAACCACTGGGCGAGCTCGGCCTTCTGGTCGGCCCGCCGGAGTTCTTCGCCCTCATGGTTGTCGGCATCTCCCTGCTGGTGGCGCTGGCAGGAAAGTCCATGGTCAAGGCCCTGATCTCCGGGGCCCTGGGCCTGCTGATCTCCATGGTTGGCATCGACCCCGTCGCGGGAGCCCCGAGGTTTACGTTCGGCGTGGACCGGCTCCTGGACGGCGTGAGCTTCGTGGCCGTCATCGTGGGTGTCTTCGGCCTGTCCGAGATCCTCTCCTACCGCAAGGGCGAGTCGACGGTGGTGCACGCCCCCGGCTTCCGTTCGCTGCTGCCCACGGGCAAGGAATGGCGCCGCAGCGCGCCGGCCATGGCCCGCGGAACCGGCATCGGCTTCGGGCTTGGCCTGATCCCCGGCATGACCGGATCGGTCGCCTCCCTGCTCTCCTACGGTGCTGAGAAGAAGTTCTCCAAGTATCGCAACGAGCTCGGTAGCGGAGCCGTCGAGGGTGTCGCCGGGCCGGAAACAGCCAACAACTCGCACGCCAACGCGGCACTCATCCCCCTGTTCACCCTCGGAATCCCGGCTTCGCCGACCATCGCTGTCCTCATGGGGGCCTTCCTGCAGCAGGGCCTGACCCCGGGGCCGACGCTGTTCACCGAGCACTCCGAGATTGCCTGGGCGATCATCGCAAGCCTCTTCATCGGCAACCTGCTGCTTGTGCTGCTGAACGTCCCCCTGGTGGGACTCTGGACCTCGATCCTTCGGGTGCCGTCCTCCATCCTGACCGCGCTGATCCTGCTCTTCATGGTCATCGGCGCCTACACGATCAACTTCAGCGTCTTCGACGTCTTCGTCATGATCGGCTTCGGCCTGCTGGGCCTGGCCCTGCGGCACCTGCAGATCCCGCTGGCCCCCATGGTCCTCACCCTGGTCCTGGGCCCGCTTATGGAACGGTCGCTGCGCGAATCGCTGGAAATCTCCCAGGGCGACTTCGGCATCTTCCTCAACCGCCCGATCTCCATGGTGCTGATCCTCCTCGGCGCGCTGATCATCTGCAGCCCGCTGCTGAAGCTCCGGAAGCCCAAGGCCCTGATGGACGACGACCCCGAAACCTAA
- a CDS encoding tripartite tricarboxylate transporter TctB family protein, with protein sequence MTTESTMTQSPARARPARSVLAGITAFAALGAYVLVSSVGLGLWTSLGPGPGLFPFAMGALLASMSVLWLLQELKKPSAAGEGADRGLVTAVVVSLLVLAAVMDLLGFQLSMFLFLMYHLKIRGKRSWLSSLLTALAGSVGAFYAFNYGLNVALPVSSINVLNLIGL encoded by the coding sequence ATGACAACGGAGTCGACCATGACCCAGTCCCCTGCCCGGGCGAGGCCAGCGCGCAGCGTTCTGGCAGGGATCACCGCCTTCGCGGCACTGGGCGCCTACGTACTGGTTAGTTCGGTGGGCCTCGGCCTCTGGACTTCCCTGGGACCCGGGCCCGGACTGTTCCCGTTCGCCATGGGCGCGCTGCTCGCGTCGATGTCGGTGCTGTGGCTGTTGCAGGAGCTCAAGAAACCCAGCGCCGCTGGTGAGGGTGCCGACCGCGGACTGGTGACAGCCGTCGTCGTCAGCCTTCTGGTGCTGGCCGCGGTGATGGACCTGCTCGGCTTCCAGCTGAGCATGTTCCTCTTCCTGATGTACCACCTGAAGATCCGGGGAAAGAGGAGCTGGCTGTCCTCTCTGCTGACCGCTTTGGCCGGAAGCGTCGGAGCCTTCTACGCATTCAACTACGGACTGAACGTGGCCCTGCCCGTCTCATCCATCAACGTCCTGAACCTGATCGGACTCTAG
- a CDS encoding IclR family transcriptional regulator encodes MTVTNAQPGTAADDGGKPSNMRSLSRALEVFAELQRADRPQRLSDLARNCGMSLPTTLRILRVLQDFGMVSQTDKTYRIGPAVLPAARSYIENDPLVTASRPVLQQVAAQTGMTASLYTRLGLERILVVRVDGDAPLRYDMPLGKRLPLTVGAAGKILLAGAPDEHLEGVVQGAVAAGHEKPDFSLAELKARLPEPGTDYAYSADERATGVLSVAVAISRSGLPSESIALTSPVEAATEDGLKAGVPELRRAAARLAELLEGTVY; translated from the coding sequence ATGACGGTCACCAATGCCCAGCCCGGCACTGCGGCGGACGACGGCGGCAAGCCCTCCAACATGCGCTCGCTGTCCCGGGCCTTGGAAGTGTTCGCGGAACTGCAGCGGGCCGACCGGCCGCAGCGGCTCAGCGACCTGGCGCGGAACTGCGGCATGAGCCTGCCCACGACGCTGCGCATCCTGCGGGTCCTGCAGGACTTCGGCATGGTCAGCCAGACGGACAAGACGTACCGGATCGGACCGGCCGTCCTGCCCGCGGCACGCAGCTACATTGAAAACGACCCCCTGGTGACCGCGTCCCGCCCCGTGCTCCAGCAGGTGGCGGCGCAGACTGGAATGACCGCGTCCCTGTACACCCGCCTGGGCCTTGAACGCATCCTGGTGGTCCGCGTCGACGGCGACGCCCCGCTGCGGTATGACATGCCCCTGGGCAAGCGGCTGCCCCTCACCGTTGGTGCTGCCGGCAAGATCCTGCTGGCCGGTGCCCCGGACGAACACCTCGAGGGCGTGGTGCAGGGCGCGGTGGCGGCCGGGCATGAAAAGCCCGACTTCAGCCTGGCCGAGCTCAAGGCCCGCCTGCCCGAACCCGGAACGGACTACGCCTACTCGGCCGATGAGCGTGCCACCGGAGTGCTCTCAGTCGCGGTGGCCATCAGCAGGTCGGGGCTGCCCAGCGAATCGATCGCGCTGACCAGCCCCGTGGAGGCAGCCACCGAGGACGGGCTGAAGGCAGGGGTGCCCGAGCTGCGGCGCGCTGCTGCCCGGCTTGCCGAACTGCTGGAGGGAACCGTCTACTAG
- a CDS encoding aminoglycoside phosphotransferase family protein, which produces MAGMPPATVEVSPAVVHALIRDQRPDLAGRSLVRIANGWDNATFRLGADLAVRLPRREEAVPLVLHEQRYLPGIAGRSPVPVPVPVHAGWPTPDFPWPWSIVRWVPGAAAADAGPADREHAVDGLAAFILSLHVPAEADVPVNPVRGVPLADRDAVLLERLGDRERYPDAAGLNAVWAEARAAAAWDGPAMMLHGDLHPANILLAADGSLAGVIDFGDVGAGDPAVDLAVGWLMFDAGTRQRFTGAFGSSVDSATWARARGWALVLSTAMVSNSDDNPRMFSVGEFGIRQVLEG; this is translated from the coding sequence ATGGCAGGAATGCCGCCGGCCACGGTGGAGGTGAGTCCCGCCGTTGTCCATGCCCTCATCCGGGACCAGCGGCCCGACCTCGCCGGCCGCTCCCTGGTACGGATAGCGAACGGCTGGGACAACGCGACATTCCGGCTCGGTGCGGACCTGGCGGTCCGGCTGCCCCGCCGCGAGGAGGCTGTGCCGCTGGTCCTGCATGAGCAGCGGTACCTTCCCGGCATCGCCGGCCGTTCGCCGGTCCCGGTTCCCGTGCCCGTCCACGCCGGCTGGCCGACGCCGGACTTTCCCTGGCCGTGGAGCATAGTGCGGTGGGTTCCCGGCGCTGCTGCGGCCGACGCCGGTCCGGCGGACCGCGAACACGCCGTTGACGGCCTGGCCGCCTTTATCCTGTCCCTGCACGTTCCCGCGGAAGCGGACGTCCCGGTGAATCCCGTCCGCGGGGTGCCGCTGGCGGACCGGGACGCGGTGCTGCTGGAAAGGCTGGGGGACCGGGAACGCTACCCAGACGCCGCCGGGTTGAACGCGGTGTGGGCTGAGGCCCGTGCGGCCGCAGCCTGGGACGGTCCGGCAATGATGCTCCACGGGGACCTGCATCCGGCCAACATCCTGCTGGCAGCCGACGGGTCACTGGCTGGCGTGATCGATTTTGGTGATGTCGGGGCCGGGGATCCGGCAGTGGATCTCGCCGTCGGCTGGTTGATGTTCGACGCCGGGACGCGCCAGCGCTTCACGGGCGCCTTTGGCTCCTCGGTAGACAGCGCCACCTGGGCCCGTGCCCGCGGCTGGGCACTCGTCCTGTCGACCGCGATGGTGAGCAACTCCGACGACAACCCACGGATGTTCTCGGTGGGGGAGTTCGGGATCCGGCAGGTCCTGGAAGGCTGA
- a CDS encoding universal stress protein, producing the protein METGGNEGSAWTDGPLILGVPWEPPRRLIAAAAGLADGLGVHLICAFVDPSGYLAEFEPARSRTASSIDPDTNSEALFPAADVRSSLESVMGAPGEAWSLRVLNGSVPDALARLADSTGASAIVVGGPRRGARARFNRMLEQPVSARLMGIQRRPVVVIPEV; encoded by the coding sequence ATGGAAACCGGTGGGAACGAGGGATCCGCATGGACAGACGGACCCCTGATCCTTGGTGTGCCGTGGGAACCGCCCCGCCGGTTGATTGCCGCCGCTGCCGGCCTCGCCGACGGGCTGGGCGTGCACCTCATCTGCGCTTTCGTGGATCCCTCCGGCTATCTGGCTGAATTCGAACCTGCACGGTCGCGCACGGCCAGCTCCATCGACCCCGACACCAACAGTGAGGCGCTGTTCCCGGCCGCTGACGTGCGGTCCTCGCTGGAATCGGTCATGGGCGCCCCCGGGGAGGCGTGGTCCCTTCGGGTGCTCAATGGTTCCGTTCCGGATGCCCTGGCACGGCTGGCCGACAGCACCGGAGCCTCGGCAATCGTTGTCGGAGGTCCCCGCCGCGGCGCCCGGGCGCGTTTCAACCGGATGCTTGAGCAGCCGGTGTCTGCCCGGCTTATGGGCATCCAGCGCCGACCCGTGGTTGTCATCCCGGAGGTGTAG
- the ppk2 gene encoding polyphosphate kinase 2, which translates to MAQSSNPMVPGEDWWVRENLRQAIDDLVESGYTVSGGQGEDPELIDPGGSAVETWREDYPYAERMTRREYEMEKYLLQIELLKFQYWGQDNGLKNVIVFEGRDAAGKGGTIKRFTEHLDPRSARTVALGKPSDREQGQWYFQRYVQHLPTAGEIVMFDHSWYNRANVEKVMGFCTDEEYRSFMWQVPEFERMLVDSGIHLNKFWFSVTRREQRTRFAIRQIDPVRRWKLSPMDLASLDRWDDYTEAKEQTFLRTDTDDAPWITIKSNDKKRGRINALRFFLNQFDYEGKDTSVVYEPDPLIVRRGREAVGD; encoded by the coding sequence ATGGCACAGTCCTCCAACCCAATGGTGCCCGGCGAAGACTGGTGGGTCCGGGAAAACCTGCGCCAGGCGATCGACGACCTCGTGGAATCGGGGTACACGGTCAGCGGCGGGCAGGGCGAGGACCCCGAGCTGATCGACCCGGGCGGATCCGCGGTGGAGACGTGGCGGGAGGACTATCCGTATGCAGAGCGGATGACCCGCCGGGAGTACGAGATGGAGAAATACCTGCTGCAGATCGAGCTCCTGAAATTCCAGTACTGGGGCCAGGACAACGGGCTCAAGAACGTGATCGTGTTCGAGGGCAGGGACGCGGCCGGCAAGGGAGGGACGATCAAGCGCTTCACCGAGCACCTGGATCCCCGGTCGGCCAGGACCGTGGCGCTCGGCAAGCCCTCCGACCGGGAACAGGGGCAGTGGTATTTCCAGCGCTACGTCCAGCACCTTCCGACGGCGGGCGAGATCGTGATGTTCGACCACTCCTGGTACAACCGCGCCAACGTGGAAAAGGTCATGGGCTTCTGCACGGACGAGGAGTACCGCAGCTTCATGTGGCAGGTCCCGGAGTTCGAGCGGATGCTGGTGGACTCCGGAATCCACCTGAACAAGTTCTGGTTCTCCGTGACCCGCCGCGAGCAGCGCACGCGCTTCGCCATCCGCCAGATCGACCCGGTCCGGCGCTGGAAGCTCTCGCCCATGGACCTGGCTTCACTGGACAGGTGGGACGACTACACCGAGGCCAAGGAGCAGACGTTCCTGCGCACCGACACGGACGACGCGCCGTGGATCACCATCAAGTCCAACGACAAGAAACGCGGCCGGATCAACGCCCTGCGCTTCTTCCTCAACCAGTTCGACTACGAGGGCAAGGACACCTCCGTGGTGTACGAACCCGACCCGCTCATCGTGCGGCGGGGCCGAGAAGCGGTGGGCGACTGA